Genomic segment of Coregonus clupeaformis isolate EN_2021a unplaced genomic scaffold, ASM2061545v1 scaf0465, whole genome shotgun sequence:
TGGATTGAAACTTTCCCTTGCAGGAGAGCCACAGCAAGAGAGAGATCATACCTAGGTGGGGACTGCCATCAAAAATGTATTCTGACAATGGTCGACAATTTGTGAATGAGATTGTTCAGTCCCTGTCAGAGGCTTTGCAGATTGATTTGAGAACACATTGTGCCTATCATCCCCAATCTGGGGGTGCAGTCGAAAGGACGAACCAATCTTTGAAAACTAAATTAACCAAATGAATTGGTGAAACAAGCCTGACATGGGTGAACGTGCTTCCATTGTCACTGATTACGATGAGAGGCTGATCCCCTACAGTCACTGGTCTCTCTCCACATGAGGTGCTGACTGGCCGTCCCATGCGGATGACAAATACACCTTTTTCCCAGAACAGGTTGTCCCTGCAAGAAATGGAGGAAGGCGTGCTTGAGTGTTGTGTCACCCTTAACAGTGTTCTTAAGACTCTTTTCCCCCGGTTTGAAGGCGTCTTTGCTAAATCTAGCAGATGGAGCTGAACACTGTTTGAACCCAGGTGATTTCATGGTGGTGAAAGACTTCAGGAGAAATAGTTGGAAGGACCCCCGTGGAGAGGCCCGTACCAAGTTCTTCTGACCACCCCCCACTGGGTGAAGGTTGCTGAGAGAGATACCTGGACCCACCTGTCGCACTGCAGACGAGTTCCTGATCCAGAAGACGATGGGGCCTGGCCAGTTCCGGTGGTGCAGTGTGGCCCTCCTCTGTATTTGCACAGTAGTGCTAATAAGAACTGTAGGTTGTCCTCTTGTTGGAGATCTGACAGAGGATGAGAAAAGTCCCGAGCCAAAGGGGCCAACGCAGTCCcggagtagtggcccagaagtagatggtaaTGACAGAAGGTGTCCTGAGCCAAAGGAACGAACGCAGGTCtggagtagtggcccagaagtagatggtaaTGACAGAAGGAGTCCTGAGCCAAAGGGGCCACTGCAGGCCtggagtagtggcccagaagtagatggtaaTGACAGAAGGTGTCCTGAGCCAAAGGAACCAACGCAGGCCtggagtagtggcccagaagtagatggtaatgacagaaggagtcctgagccaaaggggccaacgcaggcctggagtagtggcccagaagtagatggtaaTGACAGAAGGAGTCCTGAGCCAAAGGGGCCACCGCAGGCTtggagtagtggcccagaagtagatggtcaTTGTAGAAGGAGAACCCTGCTGGGCCCTCACAACCATAAGGACAATTTGTTCTTTTCTAGAGCAGAAATGGTTGCCGACCAGACATCCAAAGAAAAGGACTGTTGGGTGTGTGGGATGGGTCCGGTTAAGGTAGGGGCAGGCTTGCCCCTTATAGGAGTCCCAATAGGGATGAACTTTACTATAGCATTGGCAGGAAAAATTCCTTTTAATACTATGACAAGCAATGTTAAGGTATATAATCAACCCAATGTATCCTATTACCTGAGGCCTGGTAATGTCTCACTCCCGCCCATTTCAGTGGCTGGGGTGATGACTGCCCCTTGGTGTATTAGAGGATATGGAGATCACGATTTGGGTGAATTGAAATGTAATTGTACTATGAATCTCAATGGATCAAATGCTTGCAATTTAACAGTGATACAGGAGAATGGTCAGGCCGATAAGGAACCGTTTAAAATGTGGGTTGACAAACATAGCACAACTCTGAAAGGAGCCCCGAATGGCACCTATTGGCTATGTGGTAAGATGGCTTACTATAGCCTTCCCTCGAACTGGGGAGGTACTTGTACTGTTGGGTTTTTGGTGACAGCTATGAGAACCGTTCCAGATAACGAAAAGGATCTGAAGGCTCTGTTTAGAGACTACAAACTTCCTGGAATGAGGAGAGATAAGAGGTCTCTAGCTGACGTCACTCACACTCAGGCACCAGCCTCCAGGTTCTTTGGGGTGTTTTTTTCTGGGTATGGAGTTGCATGTGCCCTAGACCAAATGCGTGACATCTCTAGACACATAGAGAAATTTGGCAACGCTACTAGAAATGCCCTGGAACAATTGAATGGGGAACTAAAAGAATTGCTTAAGTTAGCTCTGCAAAACAGagaggctcttgactatattctgGAAGGTCAAGGGGGCACTTGTGCAGTCATTGATgatgaatgttgtacttttgTACTCCAAGATCACTCTTCTAATGTGACTGATCTTCCAGAAAACATTGCCACTGTTGCTGAGAATAATTCCCCAAAACCAGAGTGGACGCTTGCAACTTGGTTGGAATCCCTGTTTGGAAGTTGGGGATCCCAAATTGCCCAATGGGCTGCAGCATGCATTTTTTGCTTAGCTTGCTATGTTGTGTTATTAACATGCTATAAGGCTATCAGTGTCTCCAGGGCTAATAAGATCTCAGCAGctgtcatgtgttttcttttttttgttttgttccatcaactttgaaatgcaagagaaaggccacaatataatattgcagtttaggcgcagttTAGATTTTGGCCGCTAGATGGCAGAAGTGTttttgcaaagtttcagattgatccagtgaagcattgcaatactggactattttgtatcaagtctgcccaaatgtgccgaattggtcaattgatacattttcaagtacataactatagagaacatagaaAAATGATATGGTGATACAAAATGtacgtttacacactcccagaaatgtcataaatgatggatcattagcttatacactaactttcacacatctagatggccgggcggggagggtgtagagccagagacagcaggggttcaaacagtagaacccagttcctacatttcaatataaaaatggattttatcaaacaaaactatgttacattttatctctgggacccttaggatgacaaatcagagcaagattactgaatgtaagtatattatttatcttcagaggtgaatatatcaaaccagttgctgtgatacgtTAATATGTATAATGTTAATACAACCCGATTGTGGTAAGTAAGTATGGAAACAATGGTTAAACCTTGAGAGATTTATTCACCTCTGAATCTACAGATCCCTTGTGTGTATTTTTGATAGATCCACTCCCGTTGATAAAAGTATAACCTTATTGTAGATTTGAGctttatgatgatgattatgaattAAATTAGATTAGCTCCTGTTAATAGAAGGATAACCTTTATTATGATTTAGTATTATCATTAATGAAATTATGTAATGTATTTTGATAGAACCTCCTTTGATTTAAGTCATACACATTACATTTGAACAATTATTATCACAGAAGTGATAAGAGGGGGGAATGTGGAGGAAAAATGTATAGTCTGGAGGGACAGCCTTGAAAATGTTCATATTGTCCACTCTGTCATAAACAATcattggttcctgcctgtgctggGTAAAGATATAAGGGGGTGACGTCATGACCCCTTCCTTAAGACCATCTGGCAGAAtgcccagaatatgttctataaATTAAGAtaggagatggtgccagtcacatACAGGAACCAATCGTATGAATCATGTTTATGTAGGTTTTTGTGTAGCCGTATAAGGCATTATGAAAGGACCATCACTTCAGACCGGCactttatgcatctaagtttgactgtgacctctccagcttgcttacaataaagaatgattcatttacgattgactttgagtgtccttGTGTTGAATTTCCATGacagttgcaaccgaggacagacggttttacacaattcagcactcggcagtccagttctgtgagcttgtgtggcctaccactttacggttgctcctagacattttcacttcacaataacagcacacagttgaccggggcagctctagcagggcagaaatgtgatgtcTCAGAattttgatgaactgacttgttggaaaggtggcatcctatgatggtgccacattgaaagtcactttgCTTTTTAGGAAGGCCATTCTACTTCCAATGTtttcaatggagattgcatggctgtctgttcgattttatacacctgtcagcaacaggtgtggctgaaatagccaaatccactaatttgaaggggtgtccacatacctttgaccATGTAGggtatattgagacaaattacagacagtagcctacaagtagcaaaatagaactcaattaattgaacatgaaatgtacttcaatatgattgaaataggcctatagcctaatgtttatattttaatgcagtcatctcagtTTTCCTTTGAAGCATAATTGTATACATCACTTCTTTGTATCGTTGAGAAGATATTGGCAActatgtatttgtagtcaactttgttctgaagttattggAAGTCACTGAGATACGGATACATCATGTAATTCTATgcttagcggagatcttctgtgtataaagtgacaacGGAAGCCGGGCCCTGGATAAGAGcaactgctaaattactaaaatgttaaaGGGAAATGTTTTATACCaaaaatcaatcaaattgtattggtcacatacacatatttgaaAAACAATACCCACAAATccccaaaataaaaataagaaattaagaaatatcaggaaAAAACTATGCCTTGACgagaatacagtatacagtgatccctcgccacttcgtggttcacttatcgcggattcgctatttcgcggattttcataatgcatttttttttttttggtgcattgtgctctgcattctgattcgctaaaaactcactcccgcttcttgtatcaaaacatgctacgaattgtgctatcattttgtcgtctcgtgcagttatgtgtacgtacataaaacagcttggcaaatttacattaagttggccaaattatcttgtaatttcgaacatctcctaatgaaatgggaccctttgatgagccgttcgttacagttctccaacgtaatcgatggtggcatgtcggtgtacaaggatctttttgcaaagaagaaaaaagagcgacaacagctgcctatcactatgttcttctcccgaacaaacacacctgcaccgcgggcttcagaagaagagaacactgcagagcgcagtcaggatgcagcggcccagtctgaagagcagtgaaacggcctacacgtgagtcactgtatttgtatacatgtaatagttgctaattgtaaaaaaaaaaaagttttctatttcgcggatttcacttatcgcgggtcattttcggaacgtaacccccgcgataaacgagggattactgtaTACATATAAAGAGGGTAagcagcagtggcggctcctgaaaaaattctcaggaggggcaatttttctgatgatttaggtgacctacacacattttaaaaaagatatgtccagcaacaacatgaagacaggggcagcatataagtcaataccagaagcatttattgactgatctggggagatggattccagtttctgtgacagattataaataatctctgatgcctttgttatattagcttttggttgaatgtactgtcgtagtaaatatataatgttatagcttggtctgactaaaatcttgtgcatgaccattttgtgttgggcgtttgttttcaatcaatgctgttcctgagactctacttggtctcagttctccagtaaacttgtgattatcaacagtacacaacggtaacaaacaattgggggaactcacggggcagatagtaaggtcgcaatgacacagaaagcagttcaatgtcggggtacagagtcgctctcttaccaggatcgcggtccactctgaccagggtgaagccggttccgctgccagcagcgttttcattatttagtccgttcgtagcgggtatgtacacgatcaacaagatcagtccaaaaccaaccactggaaatccatggttggcagaatgtttgtaaactaagtctacaaattaaaaacataaaataacaccACACTGCAGATCGCAACAGAGatgctgctagccgctattgtcttagttacgttcatggttacgtcacgtatgacgaaagcgcgtaagtgcaagcccacagacacccatagagaatgtattgaaagctttgaaatttgaaaaaaatagattttacatgacaggctatgagagacttctgggcgattttcaacctgactgaaatcgccccaaaaacgggcggggcaatttgaagcacgactttagcctgatttcacatttagtggctggcagatcagacgtgaacactgataaatactgttgccgtgatataattgattagaaaaaaaatcccttccttttcccgtttggcagtgcgtcgcccatatcgccctattgaacaggccgtccctggtaagcagtatgtaaacactattaaagtgaacagtgttcaatgactaggtacatagggcagcagtcactaaggtgcagggtagagtactgggtgatagccagctagaaacagtgactaagtttagggcagtgtactgggcggaggccagctagaaacagtgactaagttcagggcagtgtactgggtgatagccagctagaaacagtgactaagttcagggctgtgtactgggcggaggccagctagaaacagtgactaagttcagggcagtgtactgggtgatagccagctagaaacagtgactaagttcagggctgtgtactgggcggaggccagctagaaacagtgactaagttcagggcagtgtactgggtgatagccagctagaaacagtgactaagttcagggcagtgtactgggcggaggccagctagtctgatggcctggagattaaAATCTCATAAAATTGGACTGTATATAATGATTtttcaaaaaaaataatatatattgatgtcacaaatctATCATTTGTAAATATGTTTTATGTCGTTACATGAGTTTGTTACATTTGacagtgtaaaacctagcagtactacttatttctctgagagtgaggcagatatatgtcATTTTGGAGAAATAAAAATAGATGATTTGTCTATCTGAAATCAAAcaatcaagtgatagattttaaacaaatacatgtctgtcattgaacaaccccataccatgattagatggtgaaaaaacacaccaatctctttcataatttctttaaacaaaaaaaggtaatttaccaGGGTTTCTGAAAATGgttatatagcattttggaattaaactcttatgtttccccatctgagctcagagtagatgagagacttgtttgtctctgttgtgttgaagtgcaatcaagcaggagagaccagcctcccctgtacccagctgtgtgtccatgaagagtgaccggtctatggatcaacctagagagagggagacttttctactgaacaaaggtaagaagaactcatgggtcacggtcagtgagttaaacaacactagtcatttctcctctcccattttaccatttctttttgttgttttcataatacATAGGCTAattattttttcaattttcatagtcctaaaacacAAAATTCCCTCATTttagtgtgtttttgtgtgtgtgtgcaatccttggatgttttgtccacagaaaccaacaggagagatcagagtcagagattctcagtggtcagtcttcccagagtcatcaaacagacctggcctccatattcagtgtatgaggtcctgttatgtacatttgtttttgtttacctcaagtaaagttggtCTGTCAATCATtaattaatgtgttaatgagaaagcatttagtctcttgcttacttatttactttatttatttcagtttatAGCCGGATATATTTTAATTTATATTTTACCAAACAGGCACTCAAGgcacgtgtgtctctctctgtctctctctgtctctctctctgtctctctctctgtctctctctctctctctctctctctctctctctctctctctctctctctctctctctctctctctctctctctctctctctctctctctctctctctctctctcttctctctctctctctcatctgtctctctctctgtctctctgcctctgtctctctctgtctctgtctctctgtctctctctgtctctctctctgtctctctgtctttctctcctttcctcccccttcctctctcttcctccccctctctccaggtctgtTTGTGATGTGTGGAGCTATAATCTACACGGTGATGTGTCCGGATGGGGAGGTGGATGCTGCGTTGGGCTTTGCCTACGTCCTGGCCTGGGTGTCCTTCCCTCTGTGTCTGGTCAGTGGTCTCATCTACATGGTACTGAggaagagggaatgagagagggagggaggctgaggTTAAGgcctcacaccaccaccaccagaagAACACAGCACTTTGCCCCACGGTtggagtcaattcaggaagtacactaacgttacaattctcttcaatgcttccTAATGAGGTTTACCTTCTGAATTGATtgaaatttaaatggaattgagcccaaccaTGCTGTGCCCACTgaccaccagaggaggctggtgaggggaggatgaacggctcataataaggaCTGGAATGAAGTGAATGGAATTGTACGTATGTGTTTGAtgcgtttgataccattccattcattttattccagacattattatgagcctgtcctccatgccaccagccaccactgctgACCACAGACCAGAGACCAGACAAACAGTCTAACTGGCAACCCACGGATACATTATTCTGGTCCCATATCTGTgtgtgctttagccaactccgTTAGATATACAGGGCATGACAATGAGTcagaagagttggtttaaacagatctgaatcaggacacTAAGAGtcggtttcaacagatctgaatcaggaaactaagagttggtttcaacagatctgaatcaggaaactaagagttggtttcaacagatctgaatcaggaaactaagaggcggtttgaaccacacagatctgaatcaggaaactaagagttggtttgaaccacacagatctgaatcaggaaacgaatagttggtttgaaccacacagatctgaatcaggaaactaagagttggtttgaaccacacagatctgaatcaggaaactaagacttggtttaaacagatctgaatcaggaaactaagcgTTGGTTtgaacagatctgaatcaggaaactaagagttggtttgaacagatctgaatcaggaaactagaactgccaaagggggtggagttgcaatctactgtagagatagcctgcagagctctatcatactatccaggtctgtgcccaaacagtttgagcttctacttctaaaaatccacctttccagaaataagtctctcactgttgccgcttgctacagacccccctcagcccccagctgtgccctggacaccatatgtgaattgattgccccccatttatcctctgagtttgtactgcttggtgacaaaaaattgggatatgcttaataccccagccatcctacaatccaagctagatgccctcaacctcacgcaaattatcaacgaacctaccaggtacaaccctaaatccttaaacatgggtaccctcatagatatcatcctgactaacataccctctaaatacacctcagctgtcttcaaccaggatctcagcgatcactgccttattgcctgcgtccgtaacgggtccgcggtcaaacgaccacccctcatcactgtcaaacgctccctaaaacactttagcgaggaggccttcctaattgacctggcccaggtatcctggatggatatagatctcattccgtcagtagaggatgcctggttgttccttaaaagtaatttcctctcaatcttaaataaacatgccccattcaaaaaaatacagaactaagaaccgatatagcccctggttctcctcagacttgactgcccttgaccagcacaaaaacatcctgtggcgtacagcattagcatcaaatagcccccgcgatatgcaacttttcagggaagttaggaaccaatatacacaagcagtcaggaaagcaaaggctaactttttcaaacagaaatttgcatcctgtagcactaactccaaaaagttttgggacactgtaaagtccatggagaataagagcacctcctcccagctgcccactgcactgaggctaggaaacactatcaccaccgataaatctacaataatcgagaatttcaacaagcattttgctacagctggccatgctttccatctggctaccactaacccggccaccaactctgcaccctctgctgcaacttgcccatgcccccccccgcttctccttcacacaaattcagacagctgatgttttgaaagcgctgcaaaatctggacccctacaaatcagctgggctagacaatctggaccctttctaaaactagccgccgaaattgtcgcaacccctattactagtctgttcaacctctctttcataacgtctgagatccccagagattggaaagctgccgcggtcatccccctcttcaaagggggtgacactctagatccaaactgctacagacctatatccatcctgccctgcctttcgaaagtattcgaaagccaagttaacaaacagatcatcgaccatttcgaataccaccgtaccttctccgctatgcaatccggtttccgagctggtcacgggtgcacttcagccacgctcaaggtcctaaacgatattataaccacgattgataatagacagtactgtgcagccgtcttcatcgacctggccaaggctttcgactctgtcaaccaccgcattcttattggcagactaaatagccttggtttctcaaatgactgcctcgcctggttcaccaactacttctcagatagagttcagtgtgtcaaatcggagggcctgttgtctggacctatggcagtctctatgggggtgccacagggttcaattcttgggccgacacttttctccgtgtatatcaatgatgtcgctcttgttgctggtgactctcagatccacctctacgcagacgacaccattttgtatacatctggcccttcattggacactgtgttaacaaacctccaaacgagcttcaatgccatacaacaatccttcagtagccttcaactgctcttaaacactagtaaaactaaatgcatgcttttcaatcgaacgctgctagcacccgcccacccgactagaatcaccactctcgacgggtctgacctagagtatgtggacaactacaaatatctaggtgtctggttagactgtaaactcaacttccagactcacataaagaatctccaatccaaagttaaatctagaatcggcttcctatttcgcaacaaagcctccttcactcatgctgccaaacatgccctcgtaaaactgactatcctaccgatccttgacttcggcgatgtcatttacaaaatagcctccaacactctactcagcaaattggatgtagtctatcacagtgccatccgttttgtctccaaagccccatacactacccaccactgtgacctgtacgctcttgttggctggtcctcactacatgttcgtcgtcaaacccactggctccaggccatctataaatcactgctaggcaaatccccgccttatcttagctcattggtcaccatagcagcacccacccgtagtctgcgctccagcaggtatatctcactggtcattcccaaagccaacacctcctttggccgccattccttccagttctctgctgccaatgactggaacgaattgcaaaaatctctgaagctggagactcttatctccctcaataactttaagcatcagttgtcagagcaccttaccgatcactgcacctgtacacagcccatctgaaattagcccacccaactacctcatccctatattgttatttattttgctcttttgcaccccagtatctctatttgcacatcatctcttgcacatctagcattccagtgttaatactattgtaattattctgcactatagcctatttattgccttacctccataacttactacatttgcacacactgtatatatattttctgttgtatttctgactttttttttttttaccccatatgtaactctgtgttgtttttattgcactactttgctttatcttggccaggtcgcagttgtaaatgagaacctgttctcaactggcttacctggttaaataaaggtgaaataaaaaaattaaaaaataaaataagagttgggtttgaaccacacagatatgaatcaggaaactaagagttggtttaaacagatctgaatcaggaaactaagagttggttcaaacagatctgaatcaggaaactaagagttggtttaaacagatctgaatcaggaaactaagagttggtttaaacagatctgaatcaggaaactaagagttggtttaaacagatctgaatcaggaaactaatagttggtttgaaccacacagaactgaatcaggaaactaagacttggtttaaacagatctgaatcaggaaaataagagttggtttcaacagatctgaatcaggaaactaagagttggtttaaacagatctgaatcaggaaactaggagttggtttaaacaggtctgaatcaggaaactaatatTTGGTTTGAACCACACAGATCTCAAACAGGAAACTAATAGGACCACAtactagacctgggttcaaatagtatttgttttctgtcaaacactttgagcatttgattacattttgagtgtttgcacttttgggattaTTCCATTGGTTTCATTGTACCAGGCAAGCTCAAAAAAGCCCAGCTAAGGCATTTGTAAGAAAACTAatcctatttgaacccaggtctacatTATACATACCCATGTGTGAGTAAACTACAGAGAAGAACAGACAATCCAAGGTTCCAGTGGAAAGATGTACATAGTGTTTGCTGTTGAATGTTTATTACATGTCTACATACCTTTAGTACATaatggggttgagttgctttgttgagctcagttcattgttaaagcacctttagtacatagtggggttgagttgctttgttg
This window contains:
- the LOC123484797 gene encoding uncharacterized protein LOC123484797, which translates into the protein MGPGQFRWCSVALLCICTVVLIRTVGCPLVGDLTEDEKSPEPKGPTQSRSSGPEVDGNDRRCPEPKERTQVWSSGPEVDGNDRRSPEPKGPLQAWSSGPEVDGNDRRCPEPKEPTQAWSSGPEVDGNDRRSPEPKGPTQAWSSGPEVDGNDRRSPEPKGPPQAWSSGPEVDGHCRRRTLLGPHNHKDNLFFSRAEMVADQTSKEKDCWVCGMGPVKVGAGLPLIGVPIGMNFTIALAGKIPFNTMTSNVKVYNQPNVSYYLRPGNVSLPPISVAGVMTAPWCIRGYGDHDLGELKCNCTMNLNGSNACNLTVIQENGQADKEPFKMWVDKHSTTLKGAPNGTYWLCGKMAYYSLPSNWGGTCTVGFLVTAMRTVPDNEKDLKALFRDYKLPGMRRDKRSLADVTHTQAPASRFFGVFFSGYGVACALDQMRDISRHIEKFGNATRNALEQLNGELKELLKLALQNREALDYILEGQGGTCAVIDDECCTFVLQDHSSNVTDLPENIATVAENNSPKPEWTLATWLESLFGSWGSQIAQWAAACIFCLACYVVLLTCYKAISVSRANKISAAVMCFLFFVLFHQL